A single window of Brevundimonas naejangsanensis DNA harbors:
- a CDS encoding M48 family metallopeptidase, which translates to MAVFGQAVGLKTHIWQNNARSAILLAGFPVLLVSILFGVQVLMMGFGLLPNSGGDLGQDLALAASMLGWTVPFAVIAAAIWFVIAYFGNQLMIDVMTGARKVERRVEPELYNLLENLAISRGMKTPTLRIIESPSLNAYASGLHEGNYSVTVTRGLMQTLSRDEMECVLAHELTHVINKDVRTMVIASIFAGIISVIAELVFRSLFYMRGGRGRDNKNAMPLILIGLAIGVIGFGLAAVIRMTLSRTREYVADAGAVELTKNPDAMISALRKVSGQSKIEAPDELRGMFLDNTAEKTGFSGLFATHPPIEKRIAALVQFAGGRDDGPWGGEASQARGTAVPTT; encoded by the coding sequence ATGGCGGTTTTCGGTCAGGCCGTCGGCCTCAAGACCCACATATGGCAGAACAACGCCCGGTCAGCGATCCTGCTGGCCGGGTTCCCGGTGCTGCTGGTCAGCATATTGTTCGGCGTTCAGGTGCTGATGATGGGCTTCGGCCTGCTGCCCAACTCGGGCGGGGACCTGGGTCAGGACCTGGCGCTGGCGGCCTCCATGCTGGGCTGGACCGTGCCCTTCGCCGTCATCGCCGCGGCGATCTGGTTCGTCATCGCCTATTTCGGCAACCAGCTTATGATCGACGTCATGACCGGGGCGCGAAAGGTCGAGCGCCGGGTCGAGCCGGAACTCTATAACCTGCTGGAGAATCTGGCGATCTCGCGCGGGATGAAGACGCCGACCCTGCGCATCATCGAGAGCCCTTCGTTGAACGCCTATGCGTCCGGCCTGCATGAGGGGAACTACAGCGTCACCGTCACGCGGGGCCTGATGCAGACCCTGAGCCGGGACGAGATGGAGTGCGTCCTGGCGCACGAGCTGACCCACGTCATCAACAAGGACGTGCGGACCATGGTGATCGCCTCGATCTTTGCAGGCATCATCAGCGTGATCGCCGAACTGGTGTTCCGCAGCCTGTTCTACATGCGCGGCGGGCGCGGGCGGGACAACAAGAACGCCATGCCGCTGATCCTGATCGGCCTGGCCATCGGGGTGATCGGCTTTGGTCTGGCCGCCGTCATCCGCATGACCCTGTCGCGGACGCGGGAGTATGTGGCGGATGCGGGGGCTGTGGAGCTGACCAAGAACCCGGATGCGATGATCTCGGCGCTGAGGAAGGTGTCGGGTCAGTCCAAGATCGAGGCGCCGGACGAACTGCGCGGCATGTTCCTGGACAATACGGCCGAGAAGACGGGGTTCTCGGGCCTGTTCGCCACGCACCCGCCGATTGAGAAACGCATCGCGGCGCTGGTGCAGTTCGCT